The genomic region ATGACGCGCTTCCAGTGAAGTCTTGTTGGGGCCGGAAAGACAAAAGAAAATCCTCTGCAAATCCCGTCGAGATAGATAAGCAAAAATATGCCGTATGTGTGTTTCAGCGCGTCGCGTTCGCATTGTCATTCAAATGTTTCTCCACACGCTGTGTGCTGTGTGCAGATAATGTATCCATTTCCGGTATTCTTTaattcaaaaattaaatggTACTACTTACATTGGCCAACCCGTAGGCAAGCACAACCATCCATCCCCAGCCTCCGTCCGGTGGTTTGGTTCGAGCGATTTGAAAGGGAATCGTTGCGGGAATCTTTTGTCCGTCCGCCATAGTTGCATGCCTCGGTTGGAGTGTTGGAGGATTCTCGAATTTACCGGCGACCAGGAAGCGTTGGAACGGGCGAAAGCGGATCACGATGCATCTGCGGTACCACTCGATCACAGCCGTATATTTACATCGAACACTTTTACacctgattttgttttgttgtttacgATTATCTGGCGTAGATTACACCGTGCATAGTATGGCTACTAAAAATTGACTTCGTCCGCACTTTGGCCCCAATTGCATTATCAAACACACGAGCAGCACTCACAGCATTGTGATTGGTTAATATTTGGTTGCGGTGGTTGTCGCGCTAATCAGCCCCGGTGTCGGTCCGGTGGAAAGTGTCGTCGAATGACCccctttttttattcgaaGCTCTTTTAGGAATAACTTAAATGAATGATGCCTCCAATTCAGCACTATTTCATCACGTTTTTACATAATGTACACGGCGGGGGCCTGTCGAACACCTGGCTATCCCACTATTGCACCACTGTGCCACCGGAAGGACGGGAACCGACTGCCGGACTGCGGCAATCCCGTACGACACAAGCACAACGGACCACTAAGACCATCGCGTCGGTCAGCTGATTTACGATGCGACACGGTGTGCCCGTGCTCGCGCTATCGCTTATCTGTaatgataaaacaaatacaattCCATCGTTGTAATTGCATTATACAAAGTCACCAACTGAGTAAAGGGGAAggcacaccaaaaaaaaaaaacaatatgtaCAAACTCGGCACGTGTTCGCGGTGTGGCGCCTGAGTATTCCCGCCATTTTGAGCAAACAATTTTGCGCGATCAAAGGTAATGGCACAAgggatttttaatcaattattttattttgttgaacgTTGAACTTTTTTTGAAGAACGTGAGGCGTTTTCAAAGCGATTCGTGAAATAACCAGTACACTCACGTGCTTTGCACATTGTTTGAAAGCATGGCAGGCTGCGAAAGTGTATCAACAAAGCGATACGGTTGATAGGGAAACAAATCAATCTAAGTAGCCCAAGTGTATTAGTAGGGATAGATAAGAAATCTGCTACTTTCGCTTTCGTCAGCAAAAAGAAGAGTAAACCATTTACAGTTGCTACTCTGATTTATCGTTTACTTATGTTGTGCAGCACACTacgttgttgtgtttttcttctcttgttttgttttttcgataCGCACAAGCCAGCCCATTCGGTCACCCTGTGCTGTGTTGATATGCTGGTGTGAGATGAATCAAACCAAAGGAGATCTTTTCCCGACCGACGATTCACAGAATCCTTTCTCAGACGAACTATCACGTTCGAAGCAATAGAACCAATTCACATACCGCACTGTTGTTAACGCGAACGCAACGCCGACGGAATTAAATCTTCCAACACCACTGACAGCGCGTGCAATATggaccaaaacaaaatcaacactCATCCCGGGTATGCTTCAACATTGCAACATATCGAAACAGCCTTACGATGGCGAAGTGTGGAGGGACGTATCTGCGGATGCGCGCCGCCTGGATTGTTCACTGAAACGAAAAGATGATTTCTTCCTGCCAAGAATGCACAGTTCACAATGTAGCTGAGGCTGTTGATTCATAAATTGCTtttggataaaaataaacaacgccGCACTTGGCTCATACGGCCactagaaaattatttttacttatttcCTCTCCACAGCAACAGTGTAGCGATTTGAATGTgcattttcattcgatttccaGGTGCGAAAATTTACTTAAACCATGAAAAAATGTgcaatttacaaaaaattgtAATGTGGAAACAATCAATTCAATTAGGTTTAAGAttgaaagagaaataaaaaattgaaaagcagTTTCTGTAAAATTCAGACTCACTACCTGCTAAGGTTATGATACATActgtttttctgtttattttcggTTTCGCCCAAGCCTCGATTGGTCACCCTGTACTGCGTAGGAAAATATGTGCCCGATTCAAAATTCTAGTCGAACTCCTGGACCTACAAAATCAGAAACAAAAAGCACGAATAATAAACTAACCAATTAACATCGCATGGTTTTACTCAAAcagttcattcgtttttttattgttttcagcTGTACGACGTTATCAAAACATAATGCACCAGAAAAACATGGCTAGGTTCGTCTTGTCCATGCTGCCTTGAACTGTAAACAGTTAGTCATGTGAACAAACCGTAATAAGCTTTCGAGGGTGATAACGGTGAAGAATTAACCACGCCGACGGATGATTCTATTCCTCCTGTATTTCGAAAATATGAACAAATGCGTCATCACCACTGCAAATCATGTGCGATTCATTCACGTCGATTGAATTTATCGCGCTGTAGTTTTCTATCACCGGGCCATAGGAACGAACCAGCTGATCGAAGTAATCTCCCACAAGCGAATATTCTGATCGCAGCAACCATTGGAAAACTTCACCACCCTCTGTGCCACTAAACATCCTTTTTGGGTCATCCCGCCGAAATGCGATGGCGTTCACGCTGCTCTCGTGGGGTTTCAGGTGGGTTGAGAATATATCAGGCTTCCGAAGATCCCACCCCATGATGGAGCCATCCTCGAGTCCAGCAAACACCTGTTAAAATTCTTTGTGTATACCAAGCACCATGGGGTCTTCTGAATAGTATATCTACTTACAATTTGGTTCTGTACTGGCTGGTAGCTAATGCAGGTTGTATCTGTAAGACCATCTTCGTCCTCAGTCTTGGATAAGGTGGACAGGGTGAGTACGGGTTCGTCCGAATCTGTCCTTATATCGTAGCAATCAATGTTTCCGCAGCGACTGCTTACAAGGACCGTATCGGGATTGACAAAAGAAATGCAACACAAACTGCACGTATTCTTGTCCTTTATGGTACGCAGCACTTCTCCCACCGTCACGGACACAATTTTGAGGCACCCGTCCTCTCCGATTGTTGCTATGTCTCGATCGTACACGGAAACCCCGGTGCAAGCTGCCTTGAAACCGTCAAACTGATGAAGATTAGGAATGGCAAATTTCTCCTCAATCATATCCGTTGCAATCGACAAAATGTTGAGTGCACCTGAAATGAAATAGGCGTCGATTGGGATGCTTGAATGGATCTATCAATTGGAAACAAACTTGAACCTTACCTTCAGACGTAACGCACGCTATTGTTTTTTCATCAATGAATTCAAACTGAACAATGTCTCCGGGCAAGTGTTTTACAGCCAACGGCTCTGGGAATGCTGCCTGATCATTTTCCCCATAGGCATTGTGGAATTGGCTCCATAAAGTTACACTATTCTGAGTGGAATCCCAGCTGCTGGTAAGAAACGTATTCGGAGCATCAAGTTGTTCTGGGACCCATCGAATACACGACACTTTATGAGGCAAGCCTGCCGAAACGATTTCAATTCCGGAATCCatttttaaaagtttcttGTTGCTGATTGTTGAAAACTACGAAAAATGTGTATGCCGATGCAGTTGTTGTTTGTAAAATGCCGGGCAATTACCTGTCAATGCACGAGGAAACATCAAGGATAGCAATTGGCGAGGTTGCGCCAATACACAACTCATTTGATTAGCAAAACAAGTAACTTCAGTAATCagatttgagtatgattgcaaaacatttaatGCAACAAAAGTACCTTACGATCCTTTTACCCCTAGGAAAATGTTCACGGAACAATACAAAATGCAATAATATATTGAACGCATTTTATACAACcttcatttgcaaaacaacattATCTTGGCAACCCGCTTGGaaatttgacaatcgttctTCAAGACAGCGTTTCACAACAAGCTCGtagtaaacatattttccggCAAAATTTCCTTTAATTAACTGTACAAAACATCATCAAGCTGGGTATTTCAAAACGAACGAGTATGCCGATCGCATCGGAAGTAGATTTGGCGGAAGTTTTCTTCGTGAGTATCCGTTTATACGAGATGTGGTGCTGGACTAAGCGTCCTCTGCTTACCTgtgattttcgttttcaacaaTCTCGTTGCAGAATGAGGAGGATCTTCCATACGAGGAGGAAATCCTTCGCAATGCCTACTCGGTTAAGCACTGGATGCGTTATGTGGAACACAAACGTAACGCGCCCCGGTTGATCATCAATACCGTGTTCGAGCGGGCACTGAAGGAACTGCCGGGATCGTACAAGCTGTGGTACAACTATCTGAAAACACTGCGCAAGCAGGTGAAGGGTAAATGCATCACCGACCCGGAGTACGAGGAGGCCAACAATGCGTTCGAACGAGCACTCGTGTTCATGCACAAAATGCCCCGTATTTGGATGGACTATTGTGCGTTCATGACGTCCCAGTGCAAGATAACACGCACCCGGCAGGTGTTTGACCGAGCCCTGAGGGCGCTTCCGATCACACAGCATCACCGCATATGGCCGCTGTACCTGGAGTTTCTAAAACGCTTCGACATCCCGGAGACGGCGGTGCGCGTGTGGCGTCGCTACTTAAAGCTTTGCCCCGAGGACGCCGAGGAGTACGTCGAGTTTCTGCAATCGATAGGCCACCTGGACGAGGCCGCACAACAGCTAGCGAGCATTGTGGACAACGAAAACTTTGTCTCCAAGCACGGCAAATCGAACCACCAGCTGTGGAACGAGCTGTGCGAGCTGATTTCGAAAAATCCCGATAAAGTGCGTTCGCTGAATGTGGATGGGATTATACGTGGCGGGTTGCGACGGTACACCGACCAGCTGGGGCACCTGTGGAACTCACTGGCCGGATATTACGTGCGCAGTGGGCTGTTCGATCGGGCACGCGATATCTACGAGGAGGCCATCCAAACGGTTACCACGGTAAGGGATTTCAGTCAGGTGTTTGATGCGTACGCCCAGTTCGAGGAACTGTCGCTCAGCAAAGTGATGGAGGCGCTCGAGCGAAACACAAACCCCACCGAAGACGATGAGATCGACGTGGAGCTGAGGATGGCCCGGTTCGAGTGTCTCATGGAACgacggttgctgctgctgaacagTGTGCTGCTTCGACAGAACCCGCACAACGTGGCCGAGTGGCACAAACGGGTCGAGCTTTACGAGGGAAAACCGCACGAAATCATCAACACGTACACGGAGGCGGTGCACACGGTGCAGCCGAAACTGGCCGTGGGCAAACTGTACACCCTTTGGGTGGCTTTTGCAAAGTTCTACGAAACCAACAAGCAACTCACCGACGCACGCATCGTGTTTGAAAAGGCAGTCCAGGTGGACTACCTGAAGGTGGATGAACTGGCCAGCGTTTGGTGCGAGTGGGCCGAGATGGAGATCCGGCAGGAGCAGTACGAGCAAGCGTTGAAGATCATGCAGCGTGCGACGGCGATGCCGAAACGAAAGGTCGCTTACCACGACGACACGGAGACGGTGCAGATGCGCGTGTACAAGTCGCTCAAGCTGTGGTCCATGTACGC from Anopheles coustani chromosome 3, idAnoCousDA_361_x.2, whole genome shotgun sequence harbors:
- the LOC131272555 gene encoding nucleoporin Nup43, which encodes MDSGIEIVSAGLPHKVSCIRWVPEQLDAPNTFLTSSWDSTQNSVTLWSQFHNAYGENDQAAFPEPLAVKHLPGDIVQFEFIDEKTIACVTSEGALNILSIATDMIEEKFAIPNLHQFDGFKAACTGVSVYDRDIATIGEDGCLKIVSVTVGEVLRTIKDKNTCSLCCISFVNPDTVLVSSRCGNIDCYDIRTDSDEPVLTLSTLSKTEDEDGLTDTTCISYQPVQNQIVFAGLEDGSIMGWDLRKPDIFSTHLKPHESSVNAIAFRRDDPKRMFSGTEGGEVFQWLLRSEYSLVGDYFDQLVRSYGPVIENYSAINSIDVNESHMICSGDDAFVHIFEIQEE
- the LOC131261536 gene encoding pre-mRNA-splicing factor syf1 homolog, encoding MPIASEVDLAEVFFNEEDLPYEEEILRNAYSVKHWMRYVEHKRNAPRLIINTVFERALKELPGSYKLWYNYLKTLRKQVKGKCITDPEYEEANNAFERALVFMHKMPRIWMDYCAFMTSQCKITRTRQVFDRALRALPITQHHRIWPLYLEFLKRFDIPETAVRVWRRYLKLCPEDAEEYVEFLQSIGHLDEAAQQLASIVDNENFVSKHGKSNHQLWNELCELISKNPDKVRSLNVDGIIRGGLRRYTDQLGHLWNSLAGYYVRSGLFDRARDIYEEAIQTVTTVRDFSQVFDAYAQFEELSLSKVMEALERNTNPTEDDEIDVELRMARFECLMERRLLLLNSVLLRQNPHNVAEWHKRVELYEGKPHEIINTYTEAVHTVQPKLAVGKLYTLWVAFAKFYETNKQLTDARIVFEKAVQVDYLKVDELASVWCEWAEMEIRQEQYEQALKIMQRATAMPKRKVAYHDDTETVQMRVYKSLKLWSMYADLEESFGTFKTCKQVYDRIIDLKICTPQIIINYGMFLEEHNYFEEAFKAYEKGIALFKWPNVYDIWNTYLTKFLHRYGGQKLERARDLFEQCLDGCPPELTKNLYLLYAKLEEQHGLARHAMAVYERATTAVKEEEMYAMFNLYIKKAAEIYGIPRTRQIYEKAIEVLPEADSRKMCVLFAEMETKLGEIDRARAIYAHCSQMCDPRVTAEFWQTWKEFEIRHGNEDTMREMLRIKRSIQATYNTQINMMSAALINAAVTAGEPPKDAMRALEVKAAETTARAIAAVGASGGNIMFVRGETQGGTAKDDRVVNPDEIDIDDDDEEEDEEEEEDGENAQPGEGAGDDEDISKKVPIERQSIPAKVFGSLRRETEEESNGMNE